One Denticeps clupeoides unplaced genomic scaffold, fDenClu1.1, whole genome shotgun sequence genomic window, tggctgatgttttggtcactttagAATGCTGCCGGTGCTTTGGCtctggtggtagcatgagacggagtgtACAACCCAcccaagtggctcaggtagtgcagacCTGACCTGAATCtgactgagcacatctgggacatcgtGTCTCGCTCCATCCTCCATCCATGTTGCACCAcggactgtccaggagttgcgGGATGCTTTagtccctcaggagaccatccgctaCCTCATCAGCAGCATGTCCGGGCAGACACACTACTGAgcttcattttgacttgttttaagtacattacatcaaagttggatcagcctgtagtgttttttcactttaattttgagtgtgactccgaGGTTGGTAAATTTGATCCCTATCGATAATCAAATATGTAAAGaacagatctaggatgtcttatttttgtgttccctttacttttttgagcagtgtatatacagtacaggccaaaagtttggaacaccattcaatgcgttttcgatattttcatgaccgtttacgttggtagagtctcactgaaggcatcaaaacttaacaaaaagtgaagacctggcctccacagtcaccggacctgaacccaatccagatggtttggggtgagctggaccccaacaagtgctaaacgcctctgggaactccttcaagactgttggagaagcatttcaggtgacgacctcttgaagctcatcgagagaatgccaagagtgtgcaaagcagtaatcagagcaaagaaactagaatataaaacatgttttcacttatttcacctttttttgttaagtacataactccacatgtgttcattcatagttttgatgccttcagtgagaatctaccaacgtaaatgttcatgaaaataaagaaaaacattgaatgagttctgtccaaacttttggcctgtactgtatatatgaaaaTTGTGCTTCTTTACTGGACTTTCTCTGGTGTAGGCAAGTTATTGTACCAGAAAAAGATCTCGTTATAAAACGTCTATTATGACAGGCAGGAGATCCTGCTTTTCCTGCCTCCCCCACCCCGGGAGGGAAAGTACGCTCCGAACGTCCTGTATTGTTTCATGCACCTGATGTGTGACCCAGAACACGGCGAGAAGAAACATGCTCCGTCTGAAAGGGAGACCACaggaagcctctctgcctcgaGGGTGGCGATGGACAGCGGGGATAAAGCAGGCTCGGCGCCTTTTTAATACCCtatagctttttaaaaaacgtgGCCGTGTTTGATGTCATCCGCAAGGGTCCCTGGTAGACAATGTTCATAAGCAATCGAATGGTGACAGCAAGTAAGGCCAGTCCTGTAGGTGAAATAGAATTATGGAGCCTGAGATAAAGCACCCATAATGCTCCAGACCTCCTCACAGAGCTTCTGAACAGACCAGGCGGCCTGGACGTGGTCTCCTGATGCGGGTTGTCTAGTTAGTTAGCGGGTTATCTAGTAACGTGGAGGGCAGCTCACCTCCTTCCTCCTGCCCAGGTCTTCTCCGTGCGCCTGTTTCTGGTTTTATCGCTATTTACTCGAGTTTACCCCCCTTTACTCGAGTCCCGTCACGTTGCAGTTGCCTCGGACGTTCACGCTCTCCCGGTtagcgagagagagaaggttAATGTTTGGACGTGTGCAGCTTTAAGCGTAGTTACGCCGAGGAACGGTACAGCCATGCTAACGGCTAGCTCTGGCTGTTAGCGCGCGTCCTGGCCGTATCCATGGTAACGGGCGCGGGGGCGCGCCtctcttaaattattttataaaaatacagagaaaaacTTTAAACTACAAAACAATATGCGAACTAGATGGAACACACCCACGCACAAAaaagactaattaaaaaatatatttttttgttattatgtaCGCTGCGAAACAATAGTTGTAAAATGATGCGTAATTTATTCAAGCGTGCCAGTTCCCCCGAAAACGTTATGTTCTCTTTGTGCGTCGTGTGACGTGAACGGGCAGGCCGGTATAAAACCCTCCCGCACCTCCGTCCGACCCCGCTCCCGGAGACATGGAGTTCAAAGACGCGCACCACGGCGCGGTCTCCGCCATCTCCAAGGCCGGCGTGGGGATACTGAAGCTGGCCACGGCCCACTGGAGGCACCCGGACGGCGACGGCGGCGGCTCCGCGCTGGAGCGGCTGGCCGCGCTGGTGCGCCGCCGACGCCCGGACCCGTGCGCCGCCGAGCCGCGGAACTGCCGCCGCGTCGTGGTGCTGGGCGCGCCGGGGGTCGGCAAGACCTCCATCCTGCGCCGCTTCCTGCGGGACGGCTTCGACGACCGCTACCAGCCCACGTCCGAGGACTTCCTGCGGAAGCTGTACCGCATCCGCGGCGAGACGTACCAGATCGACATCCTGGACGCGTCCGGGGAGAGGAGCTTCCCCGCCAAGCGCAGGCTCTCCATCCTGACCGGTGCGTAAAACCGCGAACTGCTCGGGAATTATTATGAATGCGTGAACGGaatttgcagtggtggcctagcggttaaggaagcggaaggttgccggttcgaatcccgatccgccaaggtgccactgaggtgccaccgagcaaagcaccgtccccacacactgctccccgggcgcctgtcatggccgcccactgctcaccaagggtgatggttaaatgcagaggacaacatTCACtgtgggcaccgtgtgctgtgctgctgtgtatcacaagtgacaatcactttcacttacacttTGAACTTGGTTGTTCTGCAGGTGACATCTTCCTCCTCGTCTTCAGCGTGGACGACCGGGGCTCCTTCGAGGAAGTGGTCGCTCTGCGCAACGAGATCTTCGGCGCCAAAGCGGCGCTGCTCAACGGCAGAGAGCCCACGCGGGTCCCCACGGTCGTCTGCGCCAACAAGGTGGACCTGCCCGCGGAGGAGTGGGCCGTGTCGCCCGCCGACGTCCGCGGCGTCTTCGAGACGTCCGCCAAAGACGGCCAGAACCTGGACAGCGCGTTCGAGGCGCTGGCGAGGCGCGGCGGGCTGCCGCCGGAGACCGGGCCGTCGCGGCACCGCAGGGTCTCCCTCCGGTCGTACCAGGCGCTGTGGCCGGGGAGGGGCGGCGGCGAGGCGGATGGCGCCCCCTGCGGGGCGCTGTACCCGCTGGCGCGGCGGCCGAGCTTCGGCAGCGACCTGCGCCGCGTCCTGGGACCCCGCGGTGCCAAGAGGCGCAACGGCCCGCTGGAAAAGTGTCCGGTCCAGTGAAGGGAGAGAGTGGGGCGGcgcagggtcagaggtcaccggcTGCTTTAACACAACAGGCCATTTACAGAAATGCAGagatttttcaataaaatattttgatatCTGAACGTCTGAATCGAGCTCATTTCGTGGAATGAAAGTCCTTTGTTAAACAGACAATATTTAGTGGTCAGTTCAACCACTTAATATTGTCAGGGCAGCggcggcctggcggttaaggaagaggttcgactcccgatccgccaaggtgccactgaggtgccaccgtccccacacactgctccccatgcgcctgtcatggctgcccactgctcaccaagggtgatgggttaaatacagtggacgcgtttcgttgtgtcaccgtgtgctgtgctgcagcgtatcacaatgacaatcgcttttTCATATGAGCGAAGTACTGTTTGGTTGAAGAGGTCATCGGATGAAATGAGCCGGCATTCGTGCATTGACAGGCAGCAACACAGGGTTTTCAAAGAACCCTGCTGTCAATATCAGTTCGGAAAAGTGACTCTGCGCTATTAAATTAGGCAGaatgtgtgtgcaccgtgtgctgtgctgcggtgtatcacaatgacaatcacttcactttgtttactttattactttagAAATAATGGTGCCAGGAGAGAAAAGGACATGGCTTTTAACTACACATGGACACACGCGTTTGGCTGATATCCAACATACGAGTTAAACAAAGTCATTATTTGTACCTCTCACACAGAGAccaaagaacaaaaatatttGGAGCTTTGAATGTTCTGTAATAAGACATGATGATTCATTTACGCACAGACAACAAAACCatagacatctacagtacaggccataagTTTGGACGCGccttctcatccaacgtgttgtctttattttcatgaccatttacatgaaggcatcaaaactatgaatgaacacatgtggagttatgtacttaacaaaaagtggagacctgacctccacagtcaccggacctgaacccagtcgagaggCAAAAGGGGtcaaaaagtgctaaacacctctgggaactccttcaagactgttggagaagcatttcaggtgacgacctcttgaagctcatcgagagaatgccaagagtgtgcaaagcagtaatcagagcaaagaaactagaatataaaacatgttttcacttatttcaccttttttgttaagtgcataactccacatgtgttcattcatagttttgatggcttcagtgagaatctaccaacgtaaatggtcatgaaaataatgaaaacacattgaatgagaaggtgtgtccagacttttggcctgtaatgtatactGCTTCGCCCCGCCCAATGCACACCACTCTAACAGATCGCCATAAGAAATCAGCTGAAATGTGTACATTTCACATTATTCCCAGTTCTATGTCTCATAACGCAGCTTTACCTGCAGATGAAGCGGTTAGTTGTGGGTGTGAAACAGTCCCACTTTTACAcctggttggggggggggcataaaGCAATTTTTTGGAGTTGCATGAAAATGATGTGTTGCTGGGAGAGGATAATTAGGTGTCCAGTACACGTAGTACTCGGCTGTCCTTCTTTAAgtcacctttttaaaaaaaaacactcttttaATGCATCCATCAATGACGAACATTACTGATGCATCTCAAAAAAGATTTTAGCATGGATCATGTCGATTTCATGtataaaaattatacaattttttagtattttgagTTTCATTTTGGGTTTTGATTTCCATGACCACCCAGAATAAGtaagattaaaaaacaaataagtaaAGTACAAAGTGTTTTGAGTGTACAGTATGCAGTATTCATCAACGTGAGAACACCCAGTGTACAGCCTGCGGCCCcctcaaaataattaaacacacggCCGTTAACGTCTAAACTGCTGGCAACAAAACTGAGCACAccctcgactatgaaccagaagacccaggttcaaatcccacttactactattgtgtccctgagcaagacacttaaccctgagtgtctccaggaaggggactgtccctgtaaccactgattgaaAGTAGCTCAGGCTAAGGGcgtctgtcatgatccggaccggcaagggtgactccggatccggagtttcatgttcgtcctgtgtaatgttccctgatggtgttcacctgctgtctatttatataattgtataaaactatcctgttcgtgtctgttcgccgtcgggtcattgtgcgtgttaatgttcccctgtctcgtgaagtttgtattaaacccctgtcctgtgaaatgatgcatcctccttcatcgtcatgtctgataaattctgtaaatgttaatgtaaatggttacactgaaatattgaacatatttttttgtatctcATTTCTCTAATTTATTAACCAGATGGAATAAACatgctgtttgtttttacagtttgCAATGCTCCTGTAAAATCAAACTTTTAGAAGTTGAGAAGTCattctaaattattattattgtggagGATTTAGAGCCAGGACCCACTTCAGGCCAAGAAATGTCCATCACTTGTGGGGACCATGGGGACTAGGATTGCTAGCGGCGCTCCTGGAAGAGACGGCTGTATAGAAGATTTACtaccaaataataatattatagtCATTTATTTCCTGTTGCTTCCAGTGGTTTACCACAGTTTAGAGATGTGACTGTATCTGATAGTATTTCTGGCTCAACACGTCTGCTGCTCTGGCCTTCACTCCTCAGCAGATAACAGTGTTACGTACGGTTCAGCAAAGGCCAAAACTGCAGGGAAGACACCGTGGCACATATGGATGAGGTAACTCTTCCATTACTTACAAGTGATAACAAGGATCTTAAAGCTAGATACACTACATCTCCTCTGACAGACAGTCACGTTTATAGAACAGCAACTTCCTTGATATTCTGGGTGTGAAAGATAATCGCGTAagacactgtctccagggggactgtccctgattgtaagtctgccCAAATATGTGAacgagagccggcgtgagccgcaacaccacacggatgttgtcgttcacgttttaagttgaattggggaagggacaggatgaacGTGAAGAgtggagaggtgaggagatgatcAGGATCAATCTTACATTTTGAGAACCAGAAGCCGAGTCGAGTGgacgaatgccaatcaatgactaaGCAGCTGGCAGTGACCATCTTGTCAATTCATAGGAGTCATGTTACCTCATTTCCGTtttggaatcatgtgacaccctgcagcacagcacacggtgacacagtgaaatgtgtcctctgcttttaaccatcacccttgctgagcagtgggcagccatgacaggtgcccggggagcagtgtgtggggacaggaccttgatcagtggcgcctcagtggttCAGCATATGAACCCACAACATTTTGCCTACAAGGCCGCTTTTTTATCCGCTAGGCAAAAGCTTCTTTGTTGTATGTTTCCTCTGGTGATTTCTAAGAATATGGTAATGGTTAACCCTTCCCACACTGTTCATACAGGTATGGCACACTGTGTCCATTGTGCACGACTACATGGCGTCTGAGCTCACCTGAGTTTGCAATGCATTTAGAGCAAAGCTGGCAGTGGAAAGTCTTCTCTTCGTTATGTCTTCTCTGGTGTGTTTGCAAGTAATTGAGATGTGAAAAGTTGCTCCCGCACTCTTCACAAATGTAGGGCTTCTCTTAGGATTTAAGAGATTTTGTGTTCACAGAAGTAAGGCtactctccagtatggatccttcAGTGGGATCAAACATTCGCTGGATTTTTAAACCTCTTTCCTCAATGATAACATGGGAAGAGTTTTCTTCAGCATGTATCAATTTATGTCTATTAAGGTTTGCTTTTgaaaagtaagaaaaattaaACACCAATTCTATGCAACTATAGGACTTCTCATCAATGTGTGTTTCCTGGTGTGTTTTCAACTGTGATTcaaggtgggtggtagtagcctagtgggtaacacactcggctatgaatcagaagacccaggttcaaatcccacttactaccattgtgtccctgagcaagacacttaatcctaaattgatccagagggactgtccctgattgtaatgtctgaaaaatgctgtaaatgtaagttgaggCAGACCTTATGggaaatacttttatttttaagaagacTGGTGACTATCTGAAGGAGAGAATCAAAACAATGCACTCATGATATCAGCTGGTACTGCATGGAATTACTGCTTGGGCTGATTTCAtcacttgacatttttattgttgcctTTTTTGCATACTAAGTCATTCCCATTGACCTTTCACACTAGTCCTATTTAATGCTTcccaactgttcattttcatacagttgggaagacaacaacaacaacatttatttcttatatagcccaaaatcacatacagtatgtctcaatgggctttgacaggtcctacagttgacaccccccacacttgacccttctgcacacaaggaaaaactccacacaaaaaaaactctaggagagagaaaaaaaaagagaggaagaaaccttgggaaggagtgatacagagagggacccccttccagggtagagtgagcctgcaaatggtgtcagtgcagggttggggatgatataataataagtcctacagttgtagggttggagaagtccaggatgtattcagtgtcatggtctagattacgtgtccataatgatgttactggtccatttgaagatccctatagctgtagttgtaacggtggtggtggctgtggtgaccctctggtttgtttcatgttttgtccttgtaaagcagttgtcaggaaccaggatgtatctgcttgtctcttcactggggtctgccagtagtctgggtgcttgattctgtgtctcggagaaaaacaaacagaagcagcggcagacggttgcactgtacgacctatactgaaatatgtggtgatagtggtatattggtgctacagtggcccggtaccctaactaggacagcctaactggtgaatttaactttgtctgtgtctaacagggggactctgtgataaactggactttataattgacactgcgtcaaaatcaagtgaaatgagggtctaggactttagcaaaaagccagagaaaacattggatttaaacactgagactgtgtctgaatcccggacactgacaggcaagctgttccacaactgcggagctctataggagaaggatctgctcccagctgtgaccttctgcacctttggtaccaatagtgaccccgcacccattgatcgaagggggcgtggcggttcgcaaagaaccaaaagttcactcaggtactgtggggcgagaccatttagagctttataggttaaaagtaggattttgtagtcaatcctaaatttgatgggtaaccagtgcagtgattgtaagactggggtgatgtggtcaaatttcctggttctggttagaactctggcagcagcattctgtactagctggagtttactcatgcacctactagagcatccagacaataatgcatttcagtaatctaaccttgatgtaataaatgcatggaccaacttttctgcatcatgcattgaaatgatatttcttattttcgcaatatttctaaggtgaaagaatgctattctagtgacattatctacgtgcgaattgaatgagagacctgcatcaatgatgacacctagatccttcactttaatactcggtgagatagaaaggctatacagggttattgtgtagtcagacagtttatgcctggctgcttgaggcccaagtacaagcgcttgtaaaaacaatgaagaccatgtggtgtgggagaagagaatagagtgtgtagaaaaaaactctttctccctccacacaaagcactgtattcaaccactccaatttgatgttacctggcagaaagaggcatggcacaatagaggttaaaaatgaacagtttctaatttattaacaccggtaaataattattgtagttacatgtgaatattgaatgtaaaaaggtaccaaggttgcagagaaaataaacatgagaagcaagagtaaagagggagaagagaaaaagagggggagagaaagtctcAGAAGACTTCTGgattccgatggaaaaccccctgagcaagatagctcagaggtccctttttccacatgtgagcagacttttatacccctggcctacaggaagttgtcactcgcctacaggaagttgtcactgaccaatcagaacctgttgtttctgatgtcacgcccccggtgcctcccatttggggaagacaaagagggtgggcggtcctgacggctgatacttcacacgtaaccgtcagacaaaaggcatgtaaaacagaggtgtcaaatcttcacgcacaaccatcgacataggaatgtcacacttacccctgcagacatctgttatgcaaggcaaaagcaggctcccgtgatgtccttTCTTAcacgcttctgtcttgtcagggtttaacaggagaaagttggtgagcatccactatctaatgtccttcagacaattctctattttgttcagctgctgcctctgatctggcattgctgacagatacagctgtgtgtcgtcagcgtagcaatgaaagctaataccgtgtttgtggatgacgtcgcctaaaggtaacatgtatagagaaaaaagtaacggacctaggacagaaccttgtggaacaccaaactctactttactatgtgaagacgaaacaccattgatgtccacaaactgatatcggttggtcaaatatgatctgaaccattcaagggctgttcccttaatcccaataatattctctaacctggcaaggagaatagcgcgATCAATAGAagacacattattcattcacaacaagacaattggaactacattcagccttgtgaaacatgtagctgtctgcaatctaataaagttaaatgactgaaaatggtcagagtgaGGCCACACCTCATCTTACACAATGCTGAATGTAGTGAGGCATCATGGGTTGGTAGTCAGTAGTAGCGATATTGTGGGGAAGTGTTTTAGGTGTTTGCATGGGCGCTGTTTTGTCAGGTTTTAAAGGTGTACCGGGCCCAGCTCCTGGTCAACCAATTTCATGGCCTGCAGTAACGCCTCCTCAGGTGCCTACAGGGCTATTGcatcaggttcccgccagtcccccatttgtgcccgttatgcctcggcagcgggttcccgccagtcccccgtttgtgcccgttatgcctcgaccgcgggttcccgccagtcccccgtttgtgcccgttatgcctcgaccgcgggttcccgccagtcccccgtttgtggccgttatgcctcggcgcaagttcccgccagtcccccgtttgtgcccgttatgcctcggccgcgggttcccgccagtcccccgtttgtggccgttatgcctcggccgcgggttcccgccagtcccccgtttgtgcccgttatgcctcggccgcgggttcccgccagtcccccgtttgtgcccgttatgcctcggccgcgggttcccgccagtcctccgttgtgcccgttatgcctcggccgcgggttcccgccagtcccccgtttgtgcccgttatgcctcggccgcgggttcccgccagtcccccgtttgtgcccgttatgcctcgaccgcgggttcccgccagtcccccgtttgtgcccgttatgcctcgggaTCCCGCCAGTCctccgtttgtgcccgttatgcctcggccgtgggttcccgccagtcccccgtttgtgcccgttatgcctcgccagtcccccgtttacAACCTCTCTCAGATggcaaaaacactgaaaaaattgCACTTTGTcgtctttatttttctctgacccggttgacatttatgctgattcctaaaatctggaggagtttcagcagcaatatgattttgaataaaaattatattaatagaccatgcagttgcagagatattctctttttccttttgggtatatttattcaaaaaaaggccctgggctgaacaggtttactgttctgtaatgttttaattaaaaagtttgtctttggcatggatttaaatattgacactgtgtctgagaaaaaaaaaaaagttttattgtctttgatcagcagtttgtctctttgaatctttgtctgatgaagagcatgtgctctgcacagaagaaggggtggttgtagcctaggaggtaacatactcgcctatgaaccagaagacccaggttcaaatcccacttactaccattgtgtccctgagcaagacacttaaccctaagttgctctcgggggactgtccctgtcactactgattgtaattcgctttggataagggcgtctgaaaaatgctgtaaatgtaagttgaggCAGACCTTATGGGAAATGCTTCTATTTTAAAGAAGATTGGTGACTATCTAAATTCTGTTAAGGGGAGAGAAGCAGGAGTGGcaaaaaatgaatcaaaataaCGCACTCATGATATGAGCTGGTACTGCATGGAATTACTGTTTGGGCTGATTTCAtcacttgacatttttattgttgcctTTTTTGCATACTAAGTCATTCCCATTGACTTTTCACACTAGTCCTATTTAATGCTTcccaactgttcattttcatacagttgggtagacacattattcattcaccacaagacaattggaactacattcagccttgtgaaacatgtagctgtctgcaatctaataaagttaaatgactgaaaatggtcagagtgaggccacacctgattcagctcaaggtTTTGGCCGTAACGAGTTGACAAAAGTGAACTCCAGGTGACCCCAATCtagtctttttaaaactggtactagtaatctactgagtgcaagacttagcagatctagaaggtcattaatgctaataatgtttCCTTTAAAGGTGGACATCTTACACAATGGTGAATgtagtgtggcatcatgggttggtggtcagtagtagcgatactgtggggaggtgttgtaggtgtttgcaTGGGTGCTGTTTTGTCAGGTTTTAAAAGTGTACTGGGCCCAGCTCCTGGTCAACCGATTCCATGGCCTGCAGTAAATCCACCTCAGGTACCTACAGGGCtgttgcctcaggttcccggcagtcccccgtttgtgcccgggatgccgccgcctcaggtgcccggcagtcccccgtttgtgcccgggatgccgccgcctcaggtgcccggcagtcccccgtttgtgcccgggatgccgccgcctcaggtgcccggccagtcccccgtttgtgcccgggatgccgcccgCCTCAGGCctgcagtcccccgtttgtgcccgggatgcgccgcctcaggttcccgccagtcccccgttgtgcccgttatgcctcggccgcaggttcccgccagtccccccgttGTGCCGGGATGCCACCcgctcaggttcccgccagtcccccgtttgtgcccgggatgccacagCCTCAGGTTCAcgccagtcccccgttgtgcccgggatgcaccgccctcaggttcccgcccagtcccccgtttgtgcccgttatgcctcgccGCAGGTtccccgccagtcccccgtttgtgcccgttatcgcctcggccgcaggttc contains:
- the LOC114773221 gene encoding dexamethasone-induced Ras-related protein 1-like, whose protein sequence is MEFKDAHHGAVSAISKAGVGILKLATAHWRHPDGDGGGSALERLAALVRRRRPDPCAAEPRNCRRVVVLGAPGVGKTSILRRFLRDGFDDRYQPTSEDFLRKLYRIRGETYQIDILDASGERSFPAKRRLSILTGDIFLLVFSVDDRGSFEEVVALRNEIFGAKAALLNGREPTRVPTVVCANKVDLPAEEWAVSPADVRGVFETSAKDGQNLDSAFEALARRGGLPPETGPSRHRRVSLRSYQALWPGRGGGEADGAPCGALYPLARRPSFGSDLRRVLGPRGAKRRNGPLEKCPVQ